CGGGATCATCGCGCTCGTGCTGGGCACGCTCCTTGCGGCTGCCAGGGTTTCTCCGGTTGCTGCCCTGCGCGGCTTCAGCACCGTCTACGTCGAGGTTCTCCGGAACACACCCCTGACCATCGCCTTTTTCTTCGCGGCCGTCGTGCTCCCCCGCCTCGGGGTCAAATTTGAGCAGTTCGAGATTGCCGCGATCATTGCCCTCAGTACCTACACCGCAGCGTTCATCGCCGAAGCTGTCCGCTCTGGTGTCAACAGTGTTCCGGTGGGACAGGCTGAGGCCGCCCGCAGTATTGGCATGAAGTTCGGCCAGGTGCTGTCCCTCATCATCCTGCCGCAGGCCTTGAGGACGGTGATCCCGCCGCTGATCAACATCCTGATCGCCCTGGTGAAGAACTCGTCCGTGGCCGGCGCGTTCTTTGTCCTGGAACTCTTCGGCTACGGCCGGCAACTGGCCAACGCCAACGGTGACGCCGTCATCGCGGTGCTGCTGGGTACTGCGTTCTTCTATCTGCTCCTCACCGTTCCGCTGGGCATCCTGGCCAGCACGGTGGAACGAAAGGTGGCGATTGCCCGATGAGCTCAGTCCTTTATGACGTTCCCGGCCCCAAGGCCCGGCGCGTCTCCCTGATCGCTTCGATCGCCGGCTCCGTGCTGATCCTCGGGCTGCTGGCGTGGATTGTCATGACCCTCGCGCAGCAGGGCATTTTCGAAGGCCGGCGCTGGCAGATCTTCACCCGCGGCGACGTGTGGACGCTCCTGGCCAACGGCCTCGGCGCC
The Arthrobacter sp. PGP41 genome window above contains:
- a CDS encoding amino acid ABC transporter permease — its product is MDVILENLPLYWNGFLRTLFLSAVSGIIALVLGTLLAAARVSPVAALRGFSTVYVEVLRNTPLTIAFFFAAVVLPRLGVKFEQFEIAAIIALSTYTAAFIAEAVRSGVNSVPVGQAEAARSIGMKFGQVLSLIILPQALRTVIPPLINILIALVKNSSVAGAFFVLELFGYGRQLANANGDAVIAVLLGTAFFYLLLTVPLGILASTVERKVAIAR